In Macaca nemestrina isolate mMacNem1 chromosome 11, mMacNem.hap1, whole genome shotgun sequence, a single window of DNA contains:
- the LOC105468003 gene encoding frizzled-5, with protein MARPDPSAPPSLLLLLLAQLVGRAAAASKAPVCQEITVPMCRGIGYNLTHMPNQFNHDTQDEAGLEVHQFWPLVEIQCSPDLRFFLCSMYTPICLPDYHKPLPPCRSVCERAKAGCSPLMRQYGFAWPERMSCDRLPVLGRDAEVLCMDYNRSEATTAPPRPFPAKPTLPGPPGAPASGGECPAGGPSVCKCREPFVPILKESHPLYNKVRTGQVPNCAVPCYQPSFSADERTFATFWIGLWSVLCFISTSTTVATFLIDMERFRYPERPIIFLSACYLCVSLGFLVRLVVGHASVACSREHNHIHYETTGPALCTIVFLLVYFFGMASSIWWVILSLTWFLAAGMKWGNEAIAGYAQYFHLAAWLIPSVKSITALALSSVDGDPVAGICYVGNQNLNSLRGFVLGPLVLYLLVGTLFLLAGFVSLFRIRSVIKQGGTKTDKLEKLMIRIGIFTLLYTVPASIVVACYLYEQHYRESWEAALTCACPGPDAGQPRAKPEYWVLMLKYFMCLVVGITSGVWIWSGKTVESWRRFTSRCCCRPRRGHKSGGAMAAGDYPEASAALTGRTGPPGPAATYHKQVSLSHV; from the coding sequence aTGGCTCGACCTGACCCGTCCGCGCCGCCctcgctgctgctgctgctcctggcgCAGCTGGTGGGCCGGGCGGCCGCCGCGTCCAAGGCCCCGGTGTGCCAGGAAATCACGGTGCCCATGTGCCGCGGCATCGGCTACAACCTGACGCACATGCCCAACCAGTTCAACCACGACACGCAGGACGAGGCGGGCCTGGAGGTGCACCAGTTCTGGCCGCTGGTGGAGATCCAATGCTCGCCGGACCTGCGCTTCTTCCTATGCTCCATGTACACGCCCATCTGTCTGCCTGACTACCACAAGCCGCTGCCGCCCTGCCGCTCGGTGTGCGAGCGCGCCAAGGCCGGCTGCTCGCCGCTGATGCGCCAGTACGGCTTCGCCTGGCCCGAGCGCATGAGCTGCGACCGCCTCCCGGTGCTGGGCCGCGACGCCGAGGTCCTCTGCATGGATTACAACCGCAGCGAGGCCACCACGGCGCCCCCCAGGCCTTTCCCAGCCAAGCCCACCCTTCCAGGCCCGCCAGGGGCGCCGGCCTCTGGGGGCGAATGCCCCGCTGGGGGCCCATCCGTGTGCAAGTGTCGCGAGCCCTTCGTGCCCATCCTGAAGGAGTCACACCCCCTCTACAACAAGGTGCGGACGGGCCAGGTGCCCAACTGCGCGGTACCCTGCTACCAGCCGTCCTTCAGTGCCGACGAGCGCACGTTCGCCACCTTCTGGATCGGCCTGTGGTCTGTCCTGTGCTTCATCTCCACATCCACCACGGTGGCCACCTTCCTCATCGACATGGAACGCTTCCGCTATCCTGAGCGCCCCATCATCTTCCTGTCAGCCTGCTACCTGTGCGTGTCGCTGGGCTTCCTAGTGCGCCTAGTCGTGGGCCATGCCAGCGTGGCCTGCAGCCGCGAGCACAACCACATCCACTACGAGACCACGGGCCCTGCGCTGTGCACCATTGTCTTCCTCCTGGTCTACTTCTTCGGCATGGCCAGCTCCATCTGGTGGGTCATCCTGTCGCTCACCTGGTTCCTGGCCGCCGGCATGAAGTGGGGCAACGAGGCCATCGCGGGCTACGCGCAGTACTTCCACCTGGCTGCGTGGCTCATCCCCAGCGTCAAGTCCATCACGGCACTGGCGCTGAGCTCCGTGGACGGGGACCCGGTGGCCGGCATCTGCTATGTGGGCAACCAGAACCTGAACTCGCTGCGCGGCTTCGTGCTGGGCCCTCTGGTGCTCTACCTGCTGGTGGGCACGCTCTTCCTGCTGGCGGGCTTCGTGTCGCTCTTCCGCATCCGCAGCGTCATCAAGCAGGGCGGCACCAAGACGGACAAGCTGGAGAAGCTCATGATCCGCATCGGCATCTTCACGCTGCTCTACACGGTGCCCGCCAGCATCGTGGTGGCCTGCTACCTGTACGAGCAGCACTACCGCGAGAGCTGGGAGGCGGCGCTCACCTGCGCCTGCCCGGGCCCCGACGCCGGCCAGCCGCGCGCCAAGCCCGAGTACTGGGTGCTCATGCTCAAGTACTTCATGTGCCTGGTGGTGGGCATCACGTCGGGCGTCTGGATCTGGTCGGGCAAGACGGTGGAGTCGTGGCGGCGTTTCACCAGCCGCTGCTGTTGCCGCCCGCGGCGCGGCCACAAGAGCGGGGGCGCCATGGCCGCTGGGGACTACCCCGAGGCGAGCGCCGCTCTCACAGGCAGGACCGGGCCGCCGGGCCCCGCCGCCACCTACCACAAGCAGGTGTCCCTGTCGCACGTGTAG